The sequence below is a genomic window from Ipomoea triloba cultivar NCNSP0323 chromosome 10, ASM357664v1.
ATTGGAACATGCAAGGATGTCAAGAGGGCATGCTTGTGTTTAAAGGAGGAATTTGAAATAAAAGACTTGGGAGTAACCAAGTTATGTCTCGACCTGCGGATTGAGAACCTCCCTGAAGGAATATTCATACATCAATCCAAATACACAGACAAGTTATTAGAGAAATTCTACAATGATAAGTCTCGTCCACTTAGTACCCCAATAGTAGTTCGATCATTTGAAGTTGATAAGGACTCATATAGACCTAAAGAGGATAATGAGGATATTCTAGGACCAGAAGTCCCTTACTTAAGTGTCATAGGAGCACTTTTATATCTTGCCAACTGCACTAGACCGGATATTGCATTTTCAGTAAATATGCTAGCTTGATTTAGTGCTAGCTTTAATAAATGCTTTACCAAAATGCTTGTGCTTTATTATAGAGTAAGATATGGATTTCACTACAGGACATGCAGTATTTATTGACTATTTTCCaccaaaattttgattaaaaaaatgtaatcattACTTTTTAGCATACTTGTTTTTATCGTAACTTGTAAAAAGTAAACAACACATTGGTTAGtgatactaattaattatttgtcaaTGTAAGTTAAAAAGCAACTAATAGGTTTGGAAAATGGAATACACAATGCAATTAATATCAAGATTGGcattaaatatgcaaaatataaaatcaGGATACTTCTTTAAGCAATCAATTTTAAAGAGccattttaaaaggaaaaataaaaaacaaaattaattggGCGGAAAAAATATAGCAAAATGACAGACTAAATCACCtgctttattataataagagatgtttaataaaataatatttataactcaaTTACTAAAAACAATGTCTAATCCCACCAATGTTATTGTTATCTCTGATAACAGAGTTCTGATAccttttgtaattttaatagCTTGGAATAATTGAGATAAAGACACAAAAATATTTCATATGCTCCGCATCAATTTGAACTAATTGATCCACAAGTTTATAAACCATGATAAGTAtctaatacaataataaaaaaaaacacacaacggTTTAAATATCAAATATGCATTAAAAGTAAATAAGAAACGAAAATATGATTGCCAAAGACTAGCAAACTACCTCCAAATCTTTTTCATGAGATACCTTTTGCCGTCgcaaaagagaaatgaaaatcgTTCTCCGATCTCACATCAGCTTTCTTACCTTCCAGAATCCCTTCCGCAACTGCTATAAGTATCTACTCTTAGTCTCCAACCTCCTAAAATAAAACTCTCCAAGCTTAGCGTGGAGTGGCGTCGTAACGGAGATCTCAGCATCATCGTTGCGGCGGCGTCACATTGTCTTAGCTCAGCTCTATTGGTTCTATTCTTCGTCGTCTTCACTCAAGCCTCACTTGTGGAACAAAATGGCAAATAACATGCAGAAAAAGCTGGCAATTATATGTGTAGCCATTGCCAAAGGAGATTTCAAACCTTAATACAATTAACGAAGCACATGGATGccaaatttttcaaaaagaactTTAGATAATTCatatagtacttttaattttgtAGGTATAAACATATACAATTACATGTAGTATACTATAGGGGTGTGCAATTTACTGAAATTTTTCAGTTAACCgacgaaccgaaaaattttggttaaccattaaccgaaccgaaaaattcggttcggttaatggttaaaagaatcttgaaacttcggttaacggttaattcggttcaaaAGGTTGATTAaccgaatttatatatatatatatatatatataattaaatataaatactaaatactaattggattgaagatttgaagttatggatgtttgaatatatgaagttatggaggatttgtattttattttaattggatttattattttaggtgttatttttggaattttatattttaggtttaaaaagttcggttaatcggttaaccgaccgattaaccgaaaaaaatttcggttcggtgaattcggtaacacaaacttcggttcggttaacggcTAAAGGTtctaaaatttcggttaattcgATCCGGTTAATCAAATGCACACCCCTAGTATACTAGTATAGTTTGAAAGCATTGCCTCATTATAGCAAGTTTCTCACTTGCTTAGATGAGgtgaaaaaaataactttttcttgtttttttaatgCTAAGGTAAATAGCAAATTTGCTATTTTAGCAAGTTTGCTAATGATAGCTTTtggcaataaataaataaataaataaaaagaaaaaaaacttttattGGTATCGAATTTGCAAGAAAGTAGTTGATTTTTTCCGTTAATCTTAGCATTGGTCGTAGTCTCCAGGTCTCGCATCCTGAAAACATCCTCCGCAATCCTCCAATCCATCTGTTCCTTAGTCGGCGTAGGATCGATGCGATCCAAGTCTTCgtctataattatattttcctctCGTGAAGCTGCCTTTGAGCTATTTCCGGGGCGATCAGCCCCCAGATTCACAACCATCATGTTCTCCTCTTTATTTTtagcaaattttaatttttccggCTACTAAGCCGCTGCCAAACCGCCCGTAGACGGTGGCTGGGGTAGAGCCACCAACTCCCCAGCTCTCTAGTCTAAACACCAATCATATGATCGGGAAAATTACAATAAAGGTCAAAGTCTTTATAAACAATCgacttattttattaaaatgaaataaacaagCGTATGAGTGTAGAGAGAAGCGAGAGAGAACTTTTCTAGAGATAGAAGTGGGGCGGATGGGTTTAGGACCACTCATTCCAGTTGTACAAATGTGTTTGTcaacttgtttgtctacaaatGTTTTCAAAGAATCAAGACCTTTTATAAATTTTGGGCGAAGTTTATCCAGCTCCctggaaaagataacgaaattaaaacaatataatatatttccaTAATTCAATTGCACACAAAAGTAATTAAACATCATTGGGCATATgtaatgctttttcttttttccaatCAATACCAACAATTCAActtatttgtgtttttaaatgttttaataaaaagcTAGAGTTTCGTATTTCCATTATAATTACTCTATCGGCGACTTAATTGCTCACttgattattttttgtcatttactagatgtttaatgtttaataaaataatatttaatatcaatccctcaaaataatgtttaatCCCACATAATGTAATTCTCATCTATGATAACAATGCTCTAAtactattttgtaattttagtcGCTAGGAATATCTAAGATAAAGAACCAAAAAATATCCACACCTTCCGCATCAATTTGATCATATTGAACCActagaaaataaacaatgacaAGTACCAAATacaatatcaaaaaaaaataaaaaatagcacTTTAAATATCAAATATGCATTTACattaaataacaaacaaaaatcCGATAGTTAAAGACTAGTAGACTGCCCCTATGACTTTAGTTAACATAACGATTGTTTTAGAGTTAACTTCTTTTGtcacaaataaatacaacaTTTGTTACTATGTTTCTTGTCACAACACAGTGATTATTTGTTACCACGTTTTAGATCACTGATAATCATTTTTGCGTTAAGAACAGTTATCACAAATAAGTACAACTATTGTGACTAaagtgttgtcacaataaaataattaattgcaacgattttagttgtcactagatcaatttttttgtaataacatatttggtcacaaattgtacatttattgtaACCACTATTGTTATCGCTCAAATACTACTTCTAGTGTACGTAAACATTGTCACAAATGTcttgagtaattgtgacaatttttcaaaagtcGTCACTACTACAAGTCTACAATAGTGACGGATGATATAATGACCACATGTgacaactttaaaaattaaaatcgaTAGTTTTGATGACAACTtctgttgtcactaaatgtgaaatttcttgtagtgtatTTCTttgttaataattaaattacataatacaaaataaagaaatacaattattcaaaaaaattcaaataaagaaaataagaattaaatttttaaataaaaaatacttcatttgttccattttatatttctctacttactattcattggtcaaactaacaaTTTCTTcgttgtttattttctttagtatttttacttatttttaaatttgatttttatgctaaataatacttttattatagtttctaaatatataaattttgtatacaaatattaaacttaatattatgaaaaattgaattaaaaataacttcattttAATTGAACCAAATAGATAAAATGTAATGGAAACTGGAAAGAGTATTACAAAAAAGTTGTCGATTCGACAGCCTTTTtgtagagttaataccacaaatggtcctctgactattgggctagtactccttttagtcctcgactttcaattcaactacaaatggtcctctgactttcattttttaccacaaatagtccttcgttaaaatttatgttaaataggtgttaaatctagggatattatcgtcaaattgatatgatatatataatcgtcataaaataaaaatgtttagaatttatcaccaacaagcataattgaacaattaatgaatataaatactcctaaatagaaagacaatacaccttattctcataataatgcatacaaaatgaagatttaatattatagctaaatgtttttaatttaaccaatggattaaaatggaagaaatttgtttcaaaacccttgcttccatcattttcatggctGTTTAAACATggccgattaatagttttcactcttcattaatcagtcaaacattttgttccaccgttgaattaatataattattcaagTATAAATTACGAACATTACTcaaagatttttatttaatttgttcatttatgtgatttgtcacgtccattttgttttttatatttattaacttaatgtttattaatatttgaaattaattatgttatcatataattctcaaaaaggagtaatcataataatattaatcaatttgatgaTATTAACCCTAGATTTAACGcctatttaacaaaaattttaacagaagactatttgtggtcaaaaatgaaagtcaaaggaccaaTTATGAtcgaattaaaagtcgaggactaaaaggagtactaacccaatagtcagaggaccgtttgtggtattaactccttTTTGTACGGAGAGTGTGGTTGCAAGCTTTCAGGAATTGAAAGCTTGCAACCCacctcattaattttttttaataatttataaaattacacaTCAATTGAAATTCCAATACATTCAGGATAAATTCAGCCTTATACATATGGtgttggcaaattattctgtagacTTGGGTTCACTTTGCAAGGTCAATCCgtatttaaaatacacaatttacatactaattgttcataatttacatattaaatgtacaCTTGGgttcactttgcaaggtggatccgtgttcaaaatacacaatttacatactaaatgttcacaattcaaattgtaaacattcaatatgtaaatggtaTAACTATTCAGTCATTATACGGTGGatctaggggtgtaaatgagccgagcggctcgcgagctgctcacgagccgctcggtcaaagcttggttcgagctcggtcaaattcgaattcgagccgagctcgagcggctcgtttaataatcgagccgagctcgagctctaatgtcttaggctcgtggctcgacgagccgctcgcgagatataataataataataataataataagcccgtaagggcagctcaagtggtaagagagttacacctgcagccgagaggtcgtgggttcgaacctcaagcccttgagtttgtgccggtcagctatgggtaacctaggctgatttacctccttgtggctctttgccggctagggtcacagggcgagggctttacccacatactcacatagtgaggagtggggtttacctcgttaataaataaataataataataataataataataataataataataataatatgtatacatataatattatagtttatttttaattgaaacatgaatttaaaatcaaacaggttaaattCGAGTTCAAAATCGGACTCGAACTTGACTTCGAGCATGAATTCGAGCTCAAATTtaagctcgaactcgagctcaagatcgagctcgagctcgaactcgaacaatcgagctgctcgagcagaactcgagcagctcgaaaattgccgagctcgagctcgagcatcaattttcaagctcgatcgagctcgagctcgaactcgagccgagccttccttaacgagctcgagctcaagccacCCTAGGTTCGAGCTTGGCTcagctcgtttacacccctaggtGGATCACGCCCAGGCATGGCTCTAATATCAAATttaagcatgtgctccatccaactaaaagcctaagctgatagttgaactgcacatttatgtttatattatatttatgctcaacgTTAAGCTTTAATGGAGCTCCGTAAATGATACTacaattcatctcaaaagatattgtctcacatttgtttttatattatcaaatgaaactgtaattatatcaaaatgaaactgtagttgtgttgaaaggaaactgcagtgtatatgaaatgaaactgaataacagtttcacatatttgagtatatattgtccaatgaaactgtagttatatcgaaatgatattgtagttgtgttgaaagggaactgcagtgtattataaaagaaattatagttgtgttgaaaggaaactgaataacagtttcacatatttgagtgtataatatcgaatgaaactgtagttatatcgaaaaggaagtGTAGTTATGATGAAAGGGAATtacagttgtgttaaaaagaaACTACAGTATATCAAATGAAAGTTAACGGCGCGCGGAACAAAatcgtttgttttcattaatcaaaacgacgttttGATGTATGAATTACAATCCATTGTGAATCGCGGTCCACAGTGAAATTTGCGATAACTATTGGTCCGTGTTTGgttgaaatgaatatataacatCTCGAAAAACGCAAAATTTCCAAActtgtttctttttttaaaaaaaggagtAAAAGAATATATGAATGCCTAATTATCactcatttattattttctcaaGTATTAAACTTTATCCAAATTTGACACTTGTGAAAGTTTGGTattgacttttttatttttattttttttatttatttgagcgGTGAAAATGTTTAGTTGATAAATGATTACTCAGTACATTACTGGGGGGGTTTAAGGTGAAATAgatctttaaataaataaaataaccataaaGGAAAAAGTAATCGGGTGTGAAAGCGTGTGCCAAACCCCACCCACACTCTGTCTTCAAAGCTGTTAACGAAACAATGCAAATGATCTGCAGAGTTGCTCCATCAGCCATGGCCTCTCTCCCTTGTTCTAGGGTAcgctctctctctttctttctctctctatctctctttctttttctctctctctatgtatatacatgtatgtatttGTACTGTATATCGAATATGTTAGACGCCACAATTTTCTGTATTGGTATTTTTGATCTTCGCGGAGAAGatctttatgtttaatttttgaTTTAATTGATAGGAAATGTCAAAACAGattctttttaatttctcaTAAAATTTGCAGATTCTTCTAGACACCATATTTTGCTTGACGATGTTAATAAAATTGGGAATGAATGCAAAATTAGGTCGCCTTTATGCTCCATATCAATGAGCTCATTTTTTAAAGGTTTAAAGATACAGTAAtagattatatttttcttcactAGAAAAAATGTTTTtgcatattttgttaatttaatattgacTAGGAACTGCAGTTAAATTCTTTTGTGATTTTGTAATACTTGTGTTTATTGGCAGTACTTCTTCTATTGGCTTTAATCAGCTTACCAATTTGGCCATTTCTTGTGttgttgattttatttaattggttGCTGTAGCCAGGGACAAGTATCTGTATGTGGCCTGACATGAGACAACTTTCTGCTAGGAAGAATCTATTGTACGCAGTTATGAGGCTCTTCTCAATGCCATTCAAAACATTACGTGGTGCTGGTCGGACACTTAGAGTTTCCCATTTCTGTAGCATAACAAATGTGTCTTCTACTCTGCAAATTGAATTGGTGAGTGAACACTAAAAATGTTCTTTTTGTATAAGCACATGTGCAATCTAACAAAGTTTCTTCTTATGAATGTTAGATGATTTTGTCTATGTTTGGCTAATTGGTTGAGTTTTGTGATTATCAATTTACATGAATGTTGGAGATATCTATTGATTCTGAAGCTGTATGGAATGAATGAATCTATATTTCTGTATAATGTCTTGAAGAAATGGAACATGGTGATGTCTATGCTAGTTACAAAAGCAAGTCCCTTTTCTGGATTGCCTAGTTCTACTATCCTTTTGTGTTATTGAAATGCAGTAATGGAATTGTTTTGTCTAACTTTTTCGTTAGCAGAGTTATCACAAGAAGGATATCATTCTTTTTAGCTTTTCCTTTTGCTTGATTATTTGTCAGGTACCTTGTTTAAAGGATAACTATGCATATTTACTGCATGATGTGGATACTGGTACTGTTGGAGTAGTGGATCCTTCTGAAGCTGTGCCTATTATAGATGCTTTGAGTAGAAGCAACCGAAATTTGACATACATACTGAATACACATCATCATTATGATCATACTGGTGGAAACATAGAGCTAAAAGCAAGGTACGGGGCAAAGGTATGGCAATTTTTCTCAATAAAATTTTGTGAAGATTGTATATTCTAGATGCTTAAAAGGACATgtgttttcaattttccattatAAAAAATGCCACCAGGCTTGCAATTCCTGTACtgttcctcttttttttttttttttcctttgaaaGTCTGGTTCAtgatgaaatgaatatattctgcAATCTTGAAGTTAGAGTAGATCCTGCATATTGCATAGAGCATAGAAAGTGCTACTTTCtagatttaaatttttttttttttaaaattgaagaataaaatttatGCTAAGCATACAGACATATGAAGTGTGTGTGTTTACCTTTGTACTCCAAACTAGCTTGGCTAGACTTTGGTTGTAATGTCTTCACCTAATTAATTGCTAGGGGTTGAAATGATGGCAATGTACAAGGGAGACATGGGCTTGGTTTGTTATCCTTTGCTACTGCATTAATCTTCATAATTCCTTGAAGGCCAAGTCTCAATTCCTGAATACGTCCAATaaagatataaataaaattgtgataatttcaattccttaatcCTGAGTTCCTGACTGCATTAGTCTTTCATAATTCCTTGAAGGCTAAGTCCAAATTTCTGAATACTTAGTCCTATAAAGAAATGCAGAAAACTGTGACAAAATTTCAGTTCCTTAATCCTAGCTGGCTGACTCCATGTGATAAGTTTTAAACATTGTTTTGCATTAGAATATCaaaaatttgtttacaatttATAGTGAGTGGCTGGAggatttcttaatattgagtttTATTGTGCTACATGTTCTTCTAGGTAATTGGGTCCAGACCTGATAAAGAAAGAATTCCTGGCATTGATATAGCTCTTCGTGATGGGGACAAATGGATGTTTGCAGGCCATGAAGTTCTTGTCTTTGAAACTCCAGGCCACACACAAGGTTCTGTTATTATCTAATATCTGATTTTCTTGGAGAATTCCTTGATATGGTTAGCAGTCATGTCCTGTTTGAAGCTAATTTTTAGTAATAGACTCTGCTCAAGTTAACTGAATTAAGCCTTATTATTAATCGATATGGGGTTAACTAGGGATTCTATTTCTCATTTTGAATACTGTCAAGCTAATTCTTTCATGAGCCCACGAGGTTGTTAATCTTAATAATGTTGATGTACtactattttgttttttttgtctTGTATTAGTGCCTAACACTCTTTCCACCTGAAACTTCTTAGATCTACAATTAACatgacatgaccattttaaTTGATTCTGTAAAATTTTCCTTAATGGCTTAATCATCTTCCCCCACTTGTTTTTTAATTGATTCGTTATATGGTGTTGTCACATCTATGTTAATGTTTTCATCTCAACTACAACCattttatggattttttttttcttttcagaatCCAACACTCATGTTGTATTTGTTATACTTAACACTGGCAACCTAATTATTGCTGCATAAAATTTAAGTTTCACTACCATCTTTACTGGAACATTATGATTGCAAGTGTTAGTTTCACTCCTCAAATTCATCTGCCAGCTGTAATTTGTGATTTAAATCATCCTCTACCTTCTCTTTTGAGCATTAGAACTAAGGAGTATATTTGTGCGGTTATGTTCCATTCAATTTGAAATTCAGTAATGGAATTGCAATAGCATGGACTTACCTTGAGTTTCATTTGTACTGAATGTCTGAACCTCCAATCATCTAAAGTAACTCTGAACTTCTACTTTTGTTTCACAATTCACATCATCTCTATTCATATTAATGGGAACTATTACATTAGCAAAAGCATGCACCATGTTACAGCCTCTTGAAAGTCCAATCAATTCATTTATTAAAATGGTATGAAAAAAGaatgcactttttttttcctctatctatTTGCAACATACTTTCATAATAACTGTTTCTATATTCTGTCATATTTCAATGTCAAACAATGTAGAGACATTTCTTTTCTTAATCTATTTTTTCCTTTCTCATTGTTGGATCTCAGTCTATATCCAGTATGGTATTACTTAAGATTAATGGAACATGTCCTGTGTTTTGcaaccaccccccccccccccccccccccgccccNNNNNNNNNNNNNNNNNNNNNNNNNNNNNNNNNNNNNNNNNNNNNNNNNNNNNNNNNNNNNNNNNNNNNNNNNNNNNNNNNNNNNNNNNNNNNNNNNNNNNNNNNNNNNNNNNNNNNNNNNNNNNNNNNNNNNNNNNNNNNNNNNNNNNNNNNNNNNNNNNNNNNNNNNNNNNNNNNNNNNNNNNNNNNNNNNNNNNNNNNNNNNNNNNNNNNNNNNNNNNNNNNNNNNNNNNNNNNNNNNNNNNNNNNNNNNNNNNNNNNNNNNNNNNNNNNNNNNNNNNNNNNNNNNNNNNNNNNNNNNNNNNNNNNNNNNNNNNNNNNNNNNNNNNNNNNNNNNNNNNNNNNNNNNNNNNNNNNNNNNNNNNNNNNNNNNNNNNNNNNNNNNNNNNNNNNNNNNNNNNNNNNNNNNNNNNNNNNNNNNNNNNNNNNNNNNNNNNNNNNNNNNNNNNNNNNNNNNNNNNNNNNNNNNNNNNNNNNNNNNNNNNNNNNNNNNNNNNNNNNNNNNNNNNNNNNNNNNNNNNNNNNNNNNNNNNNNNNNNNNNNNNNNNNNNNNNNNNNNNNNNNNNNNNNNNNNNNNNNNNNNNNNNNNNNNNNNNNNNNNNNNNNNNNNNNNNNNNNNNNNNNNNNNNNNNNNNNNNNNNNNNNNNNNNNNNNNNNNNNNNNNNNNNNNNNNNNNNNNNNNNNNNNNNNNNNNNNNNNNNNNNNNNNNNNNNNNNNNNNNNNNNNNNNNNNNNNNNNNNNNNNNNNNNNNNNNNNNNNNNNNNNNNNNNNNNNNNNNNNNNNNNNNNNNNNNNNNNNNNNNNNNNNNNNNNNNNNNNNNNNNNNNNNNNNNNNNNNNNNNNNNNNNNNNNNNNNNNNNNNNNNNNNNNNNNNNNNNNNNNNNNNNNNNNNNNNNNNNNNNNNNNNNNNNNNNNNNNNNNNNNNNNNNNNNNNNNNNNNNNNNNNNNNNNNNNNNNNNNNNNNNNNNNNNNNNNNNNNNNNNNNNNNNNNNNNNNNNNNNNNNNNNNNNNNNNNNNNNNNNNNNNNNNNNNNNNNNNNNNNNNNNNNNNNNNNNNNNNNNNNNNNNNNNNNNNNNNNNNNNNNNNNNNNNtttttcccccccccccccccccccgccccgccccgcccttTCATGTCTCTATATCAGTGCTACATAACTAATGAGAAACATACAATAGGAAAATGTTATTGTAATTAGTTGTCTCAAACCACTTGCTCAGGGAGTCAGGGTTCTTTGACATGTCCATTATTTTTGCATAGATATGCCATTCTTTGAATATATAAtaagatgaaataaattaagCCCTAATTTCATATTTCTTGGCTCATGGCaattaaaaatgtcactttctatcattagtcacttgaaaatcttttaattctttttttttttttcctgaaaatCTTTGTTATTAATAAGATTTTGTTATGGGGCAGGCCACATTAGTTTCTATTTCCCAGGATCCAGGTCAATTTTCACGGGAGACACTTTGTTTAGCTTATCATGTGGCAAGCTATTTGAAGGAACTCCTGATCAGGTAATACCTTAAGATCACTAGTTTCTCTTTTAGTTGCATCTTTTAACAAGTTCTGGCGTGTTTATAAT
It includes:
- the LOC116032399 gene encoding hydroxyacylglutathione hydrolase 2, mitochondrial-like isoform X1; translated protein: MQMICRVAPSAMASLPCSRPGTSICMWPDMRQLSARKNLLYAVMRLFSMPFKTLRGAGRTLRVSHFCSITNVSSTLQIELVPCLKDNYAYLLHDVDTGTVGVVDPSEAVPIIDALSRSNRNLTYILNTHHHYDHTGGNIELKARYGAKVIGSRPDKERIPGIDIALRDGDKWMFAGHEVLVFETPGHTQGHISFYFPGSRSIFTGDTLFSLSCGKLFEGTPDQMLASLRKIMLLPNDTNIYCGHEYTLSNSKFALSIEPGNQELQSYAAQITNLRKKGLPTIPTTLEKEKLCNPFLRTFSMEIRKSLNIPDSADDAEALKVIRQAKDNF
- the LOC116032399 gene encoding probable hydroxyacylglutathione hydrolase 2, chloroplastic isoform X2, which produces MWPDMRQLSARKNLLYAVMRLFSMPFKTLRGAGRTLRVSHFCSITNVSSTLQIELVPCLKDNYAYLLHDVDTGTVGVVDPSEAVPIIDALSRSNRNLTYILNTHHHYDHTGGNIELKARYGAKVIGSRPDKERIPGIDIALRDGDKWMFAGHEVLVFETPGHTQGHISFYFPGSRSIFTGDTLFSLSCGKLFEGTPDQMLASLRKIMLLPNDTNIYCGHEYTLSNSKFALSIEPGNQELQSYAAQITNLRKKGLPTIPTTLEKEKLCNPFLRTFSMEIRKSLNIPDSADDAEALKVIRQAKDNF